The following coding sequences lie in one Hippopotamus amphibius kiboko isolate mHipAmp2 chromosome 17, mHipAmp2.hap2, whole genome shotgun sequence genomic window:
- the LOC130840048 gene encoding keratin, type I cytoskeletal 13-like produces MSCRLQSSSASYGGSGFGGGSCKLGGGRSISTCSTRFVSGGSAGGFGGGLSCGFGGGAGSGFGGGFGGGLGSGFYGGFGGGFGDFGGGDGGLLSGNEKITMQNLNDRLAIYLEKVRALEEANTELEVKIRDWHLKQSPTSPERDYSPYYKTIDDLRVKILAATIENNRIVLEIDNARLAADDFRLKYENELALRQGVEADINGLRRVLDELTLTKTDLEMQIESLNEELAYMKKNHEEEMKEFSKQVVGQVNVEMDATPGIDLTRVLAEMREQYEAMAEKNRRDAEEWFRTKSAELTKEVTSSTAMIQTSKTEITELRRTLQSLEIELQSQLSMKAGLESSLAETECRYALQLQQIQGLISSIEAQLSELRSEMECQNQEYKMLLDIKTRLEQEIATYRSLLEGQDSKLTGFTTGGNVSHGTTISSSSTISTRRTAEIKP; encoded by the exons ATGAGCTGTCGCCTGCAGAGTTCCTCCGCCAGCTACGGTGGAAGTGGCTTTGGGGGTGGCTCCTGCAAGCTGGGAGGAGGTCGCAGTATCTCTACCTGCTCAACTCGGTTTGTCTCTGGGGGATCAGCTGGGGGCTTTGGGGGTGGCCTAAGCTGCGGCTTCGGTGGAGGGGCTGGTAGCGGTTTTGGGGGTGGCTTTGGAGGTGGCCTTGGAAGTGGCTTTTATGGGGGTTTCGGTGGTGGCTTTGGTGACTTTGGCGGTGGCGATGGCGGCCTCCTCTCTGGCAACGAGAAGATCACCATGCAGAACCTCAATGACCGCCTGGCCATCTACCTGGAGAAAGTGCGTGCCCTGGAGGAGGCCAACACGGAGCTGGAGGTGAAGATccgtgactggcatctgaagcaGAGCCCCACCAGCCCGGAGCGTGACTACAGCCCCTACTACAAGACCATCGACGACCTCCGGGTCAAG ATCTTGGCGGCCACCATTGAGAACAACCGGATCGTTCTGGAGATTGACAATGCCAGACTGGCTGCCGACGACTTCAGGCTCAA gTATGAGAACGAGCTGGCCCTGCGCCAGGGCGTGGAGGCCGACATCAATGGCCTGCGCAGGGTGCTGGACGAGCTGACCCTGACTAAGACGGACCTGGAGATGCAGATCGAGAGTCTGAACGAGGAGCTGGCCTACATGAAGAAGAACCACGAGGAG GAGATGAAGGAGTTCAGCAAACAGGTGGTCGGCCAGGTCAACGTGGAGATGGACGCCACCCCAGGCATTGACCTGACCCGTGTGCTGGCGGAGATGAGGGAGCAGTACGAGGCCATGGCAGAGAAGAACCGCCGGGATGCCGAGGAATGGTTCCGCACCAAG AGTGCGGAGCTGACCAAGGAGGTGACTTCCAGCACGGCCATGATCCAGACCAGCAAGACGGAGATCACGGAGCTCAGGCGTACGCTCCAGAGTCTGGAGATCGAGCTGCAGTCCCAACTGAGCATG AAAGCCGGGCTGGAGAGCTCGCTGGCAGAGACGGAGTGCCGCTACGCCCTGCAGCTGCAGCAGATCCAGGGCCTCATCAGCAGCATCGAGGCCCAGCTGAGTGAGCTCCGCAGCGAGATGGAGTGCCAGAACCAGGAGTACAAGATGCTGCTAGACATCAAGACACGGCTGGAGCAGGAGATCGCCACCTACCGCAGCCTGCTGGAGGGCCAGGACTCCAA gtTGACTGGCTTCACCACAGGAG GAAACGTCAGCCATGGTACCACCATCTCTTCTAGCAGCACCATCTCCACTCGCCGCACTGCAGAAATTAAGCCTTAA